GGGGCATggtggggaagggaaaatggatgaagaggagtgggagatataggcttctagttacggaatgagtaagtcacaagGATGAGTCAcaagggaatatatatatattccctatactcagtatagggaatatagtcaacagtATTGTAAAAGCCTTGCATGGGGACAGTTGGgagttacacttgtggtgagcacagcctGATTTATAAATATGTGACATATAAACTTGtccactatgttgtacacttgaaactaatgcaacacAGTATCAAGttaacttcaattaaaaaacaaaaatgacagggtgtctgggtggctcagtcagttaagcgtctgactcttgatttcagctcaggtcatgatctcatagtcttgagatcaagcccagcatcaggttctgcgctgacagtggaggctgcttgggattctctctctctctctttctctctgcctactACCCATGCCTCTCTCTACAAAGACTGAATTGCTAAATAGAAATAACATAGTGACCAAACCAGCATACTGGAGTTATAGTCTGTGATgctgatataaatttaaaatatatgaagaacgttaatttatttcatttttttaaatttttttaacgtttatttatttttgagacagagagagacagagcgtgaacaggggaggggcagagagagagggagacacagaatctaaaacaggctccaggctctgagctttcagcacagagcccgacgcggggctcaaactcacagaccgtgagatcatgatctgagccgaagtcggacgcttaaccgaccaagccacccaggcaccccaatttatttcatttcaaaagaaaatctgagatTGATGAAAACTTGGGCAACAGATACTGCATCCctatctttaaaatactgaattgGGAGTAAGACATTATATACATTTGGgggccttttattattttttttaacgtttatttatttttgaaagaaagagacagagcatgcggggagagggacagaggaagacacagaattggaagcaggctccaggctctgagctgtcagcacagagcctgatgtggggcttgactcacaaaccgtgagatcgtggcctgagctgaagtcggatgctcaactgactgagccacccaggcgccccaggagcctTTTATCCTTATAGGAATAAGGTATCAGGCTTATTTTTAAGTTCTGTAACTACTGGACATGCTTTTGAAGTAAGTAtctaataaagtaaaatatatgactaCTCCctctggaaataaatttaaaaatacaatctacCTATCAACCATCAGTAGTAGAGACACCAATTACACCTACCTCAATTCTGTACTTCTCTTTTCCCCAATTTTCCCCAGGCACATGGTCATCCGGAATAAAAGTTACATTTGTCATCCTTTCTCGCAGTTAGGCTGGAGCACTGTGACTAAGTTCCGGCCAAAGAAAAGTAAGGGTACAAACTTCTCACTCACTGCCCTCCTTCTTGCTGGCTACAGTGTTGACGCAAGGGACAGAGCTCGAACAGCAATCTTGAAACATGAGATAGGAGCCAAATGCTGAGGTTGGTAGAGCACCACAGCAGCCTTGTGATACTTAcctctgaaatttttttaagtgagagggaaaaacaatcttttaaagCCACTGGTATTTGAGGTTTTAGTTTTATGCTCCTGTACCCAACCTTAACTGATACACATTTCAGTTGTTGGCATATTACTCCTTTATTAGAAATTGTAAGTGAGAAATTATTTCAACACCTGAAGACCAAACTACAACAGAAGATTCCATGGGTTCAAGATTTTGAGACATCCTGGAAAGAGTTTTCTGTAAAGTATATCCTTTCCGTGGCATGGCAACatcactcttctttaaaaaagttactgGACAGACATCATTTCCACCATCACCTATATAAACAATTCGTGTATAATTCACTCCCTGCTGTGACTGTTTATCTACAAATTCTACCAAAACTACgtttttgcaaagattttttgGGCACCTACTGCAAGAATGAGCATGGTAATTTTCCACAGTGAGATGACCATTGCTATCAAAAGCTGCTGGATTTGTAAACACTTTATCAAATACATCATGAAAACTGGTAGCTTCTAAAACCCAATCTATGAAGACTGAATTTGAATCTGAAATAATGATGCAGTCAAACTTATCCTTGTTCTTCCTTATAAAGTTCAAAAGTTCCACCATCCCCAGAGTGAACGGCATTGATGTCactgttcttttcatttcatcttctcTTACACCTTCATCTCCCAAATACTTAAAGACTCTGCCCATAAATTCTGTCCAAAATCCTTTTTCATAAGAATCTTGTAGTTCAATAGGAAGCTTTTTCTCTGGAGCACACTGTACAATCCAGGTGTCACTATTATCATCTATGATTGTATTGTCAAAGTCAAAAACGAGCAAAATTTTCATGGTTCCAAAAGCAAATTTGGGttatcctgaaaaagaagaaatattatttcttaaacatACTATTTACATATTTAGCTATTAACAAACATTACTGTTAATCTGCTAAAACACAGGTTCTAATAAACAAGTTAAAATGATTACGCATTTTAAGACCATCATTTAAGCACTTTTCCCTAAGAAGTAAAGTTCATATGTATTTTAGGTAAATGGAAACAGATTATCTAAAAGGATACTCACAGTATTATTGTGTTTCTGTGGGGATGCTTCTTTGAGCACTCAGAATTAAACTACAGAGTAAGCCAATGAGaggaataatgaaataattactcTCTTACagttaatttagaaaaattttaagacagaaaataagtagGCTAATCACTCTTATTGTCTTTAAGTTATCAATCACAAATCAGtctgaaatatttacagtaaTCCTCATATTAACACGTCATGTATAATATAAATTCTCTGTATACTGACAAAAATTCTGACCAAATTTAACTTACTATGAAATCTTgcaaaaatgtgaataattttcCTAAAAACCGTATTTAGCTTGAAGTCATCAATGCCAGTGTTATAACTAAATGGTTGCTTGATGCTGTACTTGAATTCTAAACAAATTACTTAAACTTGGGAGTCAATTCCATTCTTCCAGACTAGAAGTAACTTTTGTTAacaattttcacatttatttatactGTCTTTAGATAGTTTAGTTCCAGAGTACCAAATAATCTGGGTATATGTGAAAAATCACATTGCTTATGATATGACAATTACTTAATTCTCTGTTTTCATTAAATGACACTGAAGGTCATTAATTATAAAtctcaagagaaaaggaaaaactaaactGGTCAACAGACAGTatgtataaaaattatgtaaaaaagaCAGTAATAAAGAATACCCAAGAGAAGCTACAATCagtgtaaacaacaacaacaacaaatttttcAGTgtaactaatatttttaaagataccaCAATACACCAGGCCCTGGACTAAGAACTTCACAATTTCATCCTCTCACTTAATTTCATCACCCTATTAAGTAGAAATTAACCTCATCTTAGAGACATATAAACTGAAGCTTAAGTGTTAGTTAAGTTGGTTAAGTATTAGTTAAGTGGAAGAGCTAGAATTTGGACTCAGGTCTGCTTGACACTCTAGTTCATGCTCAAAGTATCATACTCTAATGTAAAAATAATcagtttatttttacaaattttaaatattttttaaagaatttttttaatgttgcggcacatgggtggctcagtcggttgggcgactttggcttgggtcatgatctcacaggtcatgagttcgagccccacagggggctctgtgctgacagctcggagcctggagcctgcttcagatttggtgtctccctctctctctgcctgtctctctctgcccctctcctgcttacactctgtctctctctctctctctcaaaaattaataaacatttaaaaaattctttaaaaaaaaatttttaatgttcattaatttttgagagagaaagagacagagtgtgagtgggggactcAAAATCActgactgtaagatcatgacctgaccaaagtcggacacttaaccgactgagccacccaggtcccactgttttttaatttttcaaatttaatttttcagattatttttttgtaatctctacatccaacatggggctcaacctcatgaccccaagatcaagagtcacatgctcctctgatgGAGCCAGCCAAGGACCCTTCTTATcaatcagtttaaaaataaatactagatAGATCATTTTGACAAAAAGATGCTTAATTACATGAAAACATTCATTAGTCTCAAAGTACACACTAACCCTAATACCACATCTGTGACCATTCTGAGGTTttaacaagaaatcctaaaaagaggggcacctgggtggctcagtcggttaagcgtctgactttggctcaggtcacgatctcaaggtttgtgagttcgagccccatgtcgggctctgtgctgacagctcggagcctggagcctgcttcagattctgtgtctccctctctctctgaccctcccctgttctgtctctctctgtctcaaaaataagtaaaaatttaaaaagttaaaaaaaaaaaaaaaaaaagaaatcctaaaaagaaaagtgaagaaccccagcaataagaaaaagaagagataaattaAAAACGGAAAACATgcgggcacctgagtggctcggtcagttaagtgtccaattcttgatttaggctcaggtcatgattttatgattggtgagtttgagccccgccatcaggctctgtgctggcagtgtggagcctgcttgggattgtctctctcccttccctctctgcccctaccctgcttgctctctctctcaaaataaataaaaacttaaaaaaaaaaatctttttttaatggaaaacatgGCATTGAACCACATATATTCTCTGGCTTATAACAATAGATATCTAGTAGGTAAAATTGAGAATAGAGCTTGTTGGCTCAAACAGGAGTAAGTATTCTGTCTCTCAATTTAGGATATCTGGAGAACAACTAACCTAGAAAGGTATCTCCTGTTGTGTTTAAATTTAGACAGTATATAATATTCTGATACTCTGGATCCTTGTATCTCTAAATATCTAATCCAGGTATCTCTGATTGGCTGCCAGGGATTAAAGTGCAGAATTCACTCTCTCACAGAAACAACATAATAAACAGCAATAAGGCAGAGTGGACAAACACATTAGTACTACACTCCaggcacactttattttttttttattttttaattttttttaatgttttttatttatttttgggacagacagagacagagcatgaacgggggaggggcagagagagagggagacacagaatcggaaacaggctccaggctccgagccatcagcccagagcccgacgcggggctcgaactcacggaccgcgagatcgtgacctggctgaagtcggacgcttaaccgactgcgccacccaggcgcccccaggcacaCTTTAAATTAAACATGCTTTTCAAGCATTctgagtttataatttttaaaaatattcaaatgttggggcgcctgggtggcgcagtcggttaagcgtccgacttcagccaggtcacgatctcgctgtccgtgagttcgagccccgcgtcaggctctgggctgatggctcagagcctgg
The sequence above is drawn from the Neofelis nebulosa isolate mNeoNeb1 chromosome 2, mNeoNeb1.pri, whole genome shotgun sequence genome and encodes:
- the PHOSPHO2 gene encoding pyridoxal phosphate phosphatase PHOSPHO2, encoding MKILLVFDFDNTIIDDNSDTWIVQCAPEKKLPIELQDSYEKGFWTEFMGRVFKYLGDEGVREDEMKRTVTSMPFTLGMVELLNFIRKNKDKFDCIIISDSNSVFIDWVLEATSFHDVFDKVFTNPAAFDSNGHLTVENYHAHSCSRCPKNLCKNVVLVEFVDKQSQQGVNYTRIVYIGDGGNDVCPVTFLKKSDVAMPRKGYTLQKTLSRMSQNLEPMESSVVVWSSGVEIISHLQFLIKE